One Streptomyces sp. CNQ-509 DNA window includes the following coding sequences:
- a CDS encoding acyl-CoA dehydrogenase family protein → MDGYFLTERHIRLREEVRAYAEREVRPRIAGMEESRSVQFELSRDIARQGWLGVTVEAEYGGMDLGHLAKTIVIEELSRVSAAMGAMVQASQLGVAKIVHFGSAVQKKTWLPLISAGVCMPTIAVTEPTSGSHVLGMSASAERVGDEYIVNGRKVFVGNSHVGDLHGVVVRTGPGSKGLSALLVEADRPGCTLGPHRPSMGLHGFSFGEVIFDNCRVPVSNLLGQEGDGLSVAYSSSILYGRPNLTAVALGIHQALVEETTAFAARQIRYGRPLAELGTVKQRLGEMQSRLMTARLAAYHATHLLDRGLPCDAELQNAKLVNVESALDSARTAMEVHGACGLYPEMSVERYLRDAYHVLPPAGTSDVQRLRLAEVALGADHEPWSTRLAPHAVASQAV, encoded by the coding sequence ATGGACGGTTACTTCCTCACGGAGCGTCATATACGTCTCAGGGAGGAGGTCCGCGCCTACGCGGAGCGCGAGGTCCGCCCCCGTATCGCGGGAATGGAGGAGTCGCGGAGCGTGCAGTTCGAGCTCTCCCGCGACATCGCCAGGCAGGGCTGGCTCGGCGTCACCGTCGAGGCCGAGTACGGCGGGATGGATCTGGGGCACCTCGCCAAAACGATCGTGATCGAAGAGCTTTCGCGCGTGAGCGCCGCCATGGGCGCGATGGTGCAGGCGTCGCAGCTCGGTGTCGCCAAGATCGTCCACTTCGGCAGCGCCGTCCAGAAGAAGACGTGGCTGCCGCTGATATCCGCCGGCGTCTGCATGCCGACCATAGCCGTCACGGAACCCACCTCGGGCAGCCATGTGCTGGGGATGTCGGCGAGCGCGGAGCGCGTCGGGGACGAGTACATCGTCAACGGCCGCAAGGTGTTCGTCGGCAACAGCCACGTCGGTGATCTCCACGGCGTCGTCGTGCGCACCGGACCGGGCTCCAAGGGCCTTTCGGCGCTGCTGGTGGAGGCCGACCGCCCCGGCTGCACGCTGGGCCCGCACCGGCCCTCCATGGGCCTGCACGGCTTCAGCTTCGGCGAGGTGATCTTCGACAACTGCCGGGTGCCGGTGTCGAACCTGCTGGGGCAGGAGGGCGACGGGCTCTCGGTCGCGTACTCCTCCAGCATCCTGTACGGCCGGCCCAACCTCACCGCCGTCGCCCTCGGCATCCACCAGGCGCTCGTGGAGGAGACCACCGCGTTCGCGGCACGGCAGATCCGCTACGGCAGGCCGCTGGCGGAGCTGGGCACGGTCAAGCAGCGGCTGGGGGAGATGCAGTCGCGGCTGATGACCGCGAGGCTGGCCGCGTACCACGCGACGCACCTGCTGGACCGCGGGCTGCCCTGCGACGCGGAGTTGCAGAACGCCAAGCTCGTCAACGTCGAGTCCGCGCTCGACTCGGCGCGTACGGCGATGGAGGTGCACGGCGCGTGCGGGCTCTACCCGGAGATGTCCGTGGAGCGGTATCTGCGCGACGCGTACCACGTGTTACCGCCGGCCGGCACCTCGGACGTGCAGCGGCTGCGGCTGGCGGAGGTGGCGCTCGGCGCGGACCACGAGCCGTGGTCGACGCGTCTCGCGCCCCACGCGGTGGCGTCCCAGGCGGTGTGA
- a CDS encoding FAD-binding oxidoreductase: MVIGAGVIGTALAVQLGSGGQRGGGPRADGDVQVWLLDGGEPGAGTTASSMAWINAHSKTPRHYHELAVSGMRAHAALVRATGPAAYADGGGGGARGPGWYRPGGALRWASGGAGLDRLRRTVARLRDWGYAAEWIPVTRARELEPALRIEDAARVAYFPDEAAVDTRPFVAHLLAAARARGVHVRTGEDARVVAIDTAGGRVRGVRCAGGETVPADVAVCCAGWRTPAVAALAGAYVPLVPGDAPGSEAPTLLAHLRPGEAAGPPLTRMVLSPGLHARPLAGGRVYLEALDLNDEVDQHTPAARVTALGRELHARARAMLPGLAGTARLADARVCTRPLPPDDNSIVGPHAEAEGLYTVVTHSGMTLSLRLGELVARELLTGRDAPELAPYRPARFVRP, from the coding sequence GTGGTGATCGGTGCAGGCGTGATCGGTACGGCGCTGGCGGTGCAACTCGGCAGCGGGGGGCAGCGGGGCGGGGGACCGCGGGCGGACGGCGACGTACAGGTGTGGCTGCTCGACGGCGGCGAACCGGGGGCCGGGACCACGGCGAGCTCCATGGCCTGGATCAACGCCCACTCCAAGACCCCGCGGCACTACCACGAGCTGGCGGTCTCGGGCATGCGCGCCCACGCCGCTCTCGTACGGGCCACGGGACCCGCCGCGTACGCGGACGGGGGAGGCGGCGGCGCCCGCGGCCCCGGCTGGTACCGCCCCGGCGGCGCCCTGCGGTGGGCCTCCGGCGGCGCCGGGCTCGACCGGCTCCGCCGGACCGTCGCCCGGCTGCGCGACTGGGGGTACGCCGCGGAGTGGATTCCCGTGACACGCGCCCGGGAGCTGGAGCCGGCGCTACGCATCGAAGACGCCGCCCGGGTCGCGTACTTCCCCGACGAGGCCGCCGTCGACACGCGGCCCTTCGTCGCCCACCTCCTCGCCGCCGCCCGCGCCCGCGGCGTCCACGTCCGTACCGGCGAGGACGCCCGCGTCGTGGCCATCGACACCGCCGGCGGCCGGGTGCGCGGCGTGCGGTGCGCCGGGGGCGAGACGGTGCCGGCGGACGTCGCGGTGTGCTGCGCCGGGTGGCGGACCCCGGCGGTCGCGGCGCTGGCCGGCGCGTACGTGCCGCTGGTGCCCGGCGACGCGCCGGGGTCCGAGGCGCCGACGCTCCTGGCCCACCTGCGGCCGGGCGAGGCCGCGGGGCCGCCGCTGACCCGCATGGTGCTCAGCCCGGGTCTGCATGCCCGCCCGCTCGCCGGCGGGCGCGTCTACCTGGAGGCGCTGGACCTCAACGACGAGGTGGACCAGCACACGCCCGCCGCGCGCGTCACCGCGCTCGGCCGCGAACTCCACGCCCGCGCCCGCGCCATGCTGCCCGGCCTCGCCGGCACCGCCCGGCTCGCCGACGCCCGGGTCTGCACCCGGCCGCTGCCGCCGGACGACAACTCCATCGTCGGCCCGCACGCCGAGGCCGAAGGGCTCTACACCGTCGTGACGCACAGCGGCATGACCCTGTCCCTGCGGCTGGGGGAGCTGGTGGCACGGGAGTTGCTGACCGGCCGGGACGCGCCGGAGCTGGCGCCGTACCGGCCCGCCCGCTTCGTACGCCCTTAG
- a CDS encoding ATP-binding protein: MSDHPAPAGNDGPRQGRFPSRRRRAGRALRARLWRVTLLPVTAALLVGGATTYGALIGGSTSAETRMIIGAGVLAVVGITVLAILRIGALADALDAEEDARAERNLELTALLEAAQSELLRLVDQAQRGERPEPDALALSSPAGYAPVGGGTPTAAPTARAAADVTPETVERLVHATVHAALKAVVDVSSRGRIEVFVNLARRLQNLVIRSLDELDGLEKQVEDPDLLHGLFQLDHLVTRLRRQVESLAILGGAVPRRISRPMPVNAVLRSAVSEVEDYGRVKLVPPMTGVLEGAVAPDVIHLIAELVENAAGFSPPETKVELRVEPAAAGLVVEIDDRGLGLQSDTQDRMNTLLSRATPQVVDEQIKDGRIGLLVVAHLARRHRIPVQLQRNVYGGCRATVLLPNALLMDPEEKAKPATREPQAAAAQPQAAAVTAPQPAALAADAAERRPAAIGSAAPASLPARTANGVARQRQPGAAEINGAPQSTAAHEATGGHRIPGAQESTGRHDILGAYDTTPAYDGTEYESTSPYETTAAHERTPAHPPSPATPSLAGEPPLTAAGHPDATPHTTGPAAGYTPRHAAPPPASPAPAPGQRPPLPERSGSHLVPELRREPGVPGAAPGGPAAPSSPLNTGLMARFTAGSRAAEDGDQRAADYAEDPAGPAPTHQHRSTEGPST, translated from the coding sequence ATGTCCGACCACCCCGCTCCCGCCGGGAACGACGGCCCCCGCCAGGGCCGGTTCCCCTCCCGGCGGCGCCGCGCGGGCCGCGCCCTGCGCGCCCGGCTCTGGCGGGTCACGCTGCTGCCGGTGACCGCCGCGCTGCTGGTGGGCGGCGCCACGACGTACGGCGCGCTCATAGGCGGGTCGACGAGCGCCGAGACCCGCATGATCATCGGTGCCGGAGTACTGGCCGTGGTGGGCATCACGGTCCTGGCGATACTCCGCATCGGCGCGCTCGCCGACGCCCTCGACGCCGAGGAAGACGCCCGCGCGGAACGCAACCTGGAGCTGACCGCGCTCCTGGAGGCCGCGCAGAGCGAACTGCTGCGCCTGGTCGACCAGGCGCAGCGCGGCGAGCGCCCCGAGCCCGACGCGCTGGCGCTGTCGTCCCCCGCCGGCTACGCCCCTGTCGGTGGGGGTACCCCCACCGCCGCCCCGACCGCCCGCGCCGCCGCCGACGTCACCCCCGAAACGGTGGAGCGCCTGGTGCACGCCACCGTGCACGCCGCGCTCAAGGCCGTCGTGGACGTCTCGTCCCGCGGCCGCATCGAGGTCTTCGTCAACCTCGCCCGCCGGCTGCAGAACCTCGTCATCCGCTCCCTGGACGAGCTGGACGGGCTGGAGAAGCAGGTCGAGGACCCGGACCTGCTGCACGGCCTCTTCCAGCTCGACCACCTCGTCACCAGGCTCCGCCGCCAGGTGGAGAGCCTGGCGATCCTCGGCGGCGCCGTGCCGCGCCGCATCAGCCGGCCGATGCCGGTGAACGCCGTGCTGCGCTCGGCGGTCTCCGAGGTCGAGGACTACGGGCGCGTCAAGCTGGTGCCGCCGATGACCGGCGTGCTGGAGGGTGCCGTCGCCCCCGACGTCATCCACCTGATCGCCGAACTCGTCGAGAACGCCGCCGGGTTCTCCCCCCCGGAGACCAAGGTCGAGCTGCGCGTCGAGCCGGCCGCGGCCGGTCTGGTCGTGGAGATCGACGACCGCGGCCTCGGGTTGCAGTCCGACACGCAGGACCGGATGAACACCCTGCTGAGCCGGGCCACTCCGCAGGTCGTGGACGAGCAGATCAAGGACGGCCGCATCGGCCTCCTCGTCGTCGCGCACCTCGCGCGCCGGCACCGGATCCCCGTCCAGCTCCAGCGCAACGTCTACGGCGGCTGCCGCGCCACCGTGCTGCTGCCCAACGCGCTGCTGATGGACCCGGAAGAGAAGGCGAAGCCGGCCACCCGCGAGCCGCAGGCCGCCGCAGCGCAGCCGCAGGCCGCCGCGGTCACCGCGCCGCAGCCGGCGGCCCTCGCCGCAGACGCCGCCGAGCGCCGCCCGGCCGCAATCGGAAGCGCCGCCCCCGCGTCGCTGCCCGCCCGTACCGCCAACGGCGTGGCGCGGCAGCGGCAGCCGGGCGCCGCCGAGATCAACGGCGCGCCCCAGAGCACCGCCGCGCACGAGGCCACGGGCGGGCACCGGATCCCCGGGGCCCAGGAGAGCACCGGCCGCCACGACATCCTCGGCGCCTACGACACCACCCCCGCGTACGACGGCACGGAGTACGAGAGCACCAGCCCGTACGAGACCACCGCCGCCCACGAGCGCACCCCCGCGCACCCTCCCTCACCGGCTACGCCCTCACTGGCGGGGGAACCCCCATTGACCGCCGCCGGCCACCCCGACGCCACCCCGCACACCACCGGCCCCGCGGCCGGCTACACCCCCCGCCACGCCGCCCCGCCCCCCGCGTCGCCGGCCCCGGCTCCCGGGCAGCGGCCCCCGCTGCCCGAGCGCTCCGGCAGCCACCTGGTGCCCGAGCTGCGCCGCGAACCCGGTGTCCCCGGTGCCGCACCCGGCGGCCCGGCGGCCCCCTCCTCACCCCTGAACACCGGCCTCATGGCCCGCTTCACCGCCGGCTCCCGGGCCGCGGAGGACGGCGACCAGCGCGCCGCCGACTACGCCGAAGACCCGGCCGGACCCGCCCCCACGCACCAGCACCGATCCACGGAAGGCCCGTCTACGTGA
- a CDS encoding GAF domain-containing protein: MTTFDYHTARHLMTDGEQDQELERRKQRLHELGLGDNPDPEFDAFAARLAEGAASLAQLGGTPYAMVNLITDHQYFTGLYAPPAEWADPSLAEQPGKPEVSRVMDRDHGYCPHVVGRRTALVLPDVCAYPRFAGNPVVDQIGIRTYMGAPLIDPVTDVTLGTVCVVDTEPRPWGRQAQEGLEFIKTQARSLMEILEERSRGRAAS; the protein is encoded by the coding sequence ATGACGACCTTCGACTACCACACCGCCCGCCATCTGATGACCGACGGGGAGCAGGACCAGGAGCTGGAGCGGCGCAAGCAGCGGCTGCACGAACTGGGCCTGGGCGACAACCCCGACCCGGAGTTCGACGCCTTCGCCGCCCGGCTCGCCGAGGGCGCCGCGTCGCTGGCCCAACTGGGCGGGACCCCGTACGCGATGGTCAACCTCATCACCGACCACCAGTACTTCACCGGGCTGTACGCGCCGCCCGCGGAATGGGCCGACCCCAGCCTCGCCGAGCAGCCGGGCAAGCCGGAGGTGAGCCGGGTCATGGACCGCGACCACGGCTACTGCCCGCACGTCGTCGGCCGGCGCACCGCGCTCGTGCTGCCCGACGTGTGCGCGTACCCCCGCTTCGCGGGCAACCCGGTGGTGGACCAGATCGGCATCCGTACCTACATGGGCGCGCCGCTCATCGACCCGGTGACCGACGTGACGCTCGGCACCGTGTGCGTGGTGGACACCGAGCCGCGCCCGTGGGGCCGGCAGGCCCAGGAGGGCCTGGAGTTCATCAAGACCCAGGCCCGTTCGCTGATGGAGATCCTCGAAGAGCGCAGCCGGGGCCGGGCGGCGAGCTGA
- a CDS encoding roadblock/LC7 domain-containing protein encodes MSESLDWLLANFVQQVASARSAVVASTDGVRMHAHDLDTAAADRLAAVATGLFSLGAGIGTDTVRGVRQVLVEHEDVVLCVMAAGPGAVLAVLAEPDADLGVIGYEMGQLVKRVPTHLTSPARTAAAAAPGSVR; translated from the coding sequence GTGAGCGAAAGCCTCGACTGGCTTCTGGCCAACTTCGTCCAGCAGGTCGCCAGCGCCCGCAGCGCCGTCGTCGCCTCGACCGACGGCGTGCGGATGCACGCGCACGACCTCGACACCGCCGCCGCCGACCGGCTCGCCGCGGTGGCCACCGGCCTCTTCTCGCTCGGCGCCGGCATCGGCACCGACACCGTGCGCGGCGTGCGCCAGGTGCTCGTGGAGCACGAGGACGTGGTGCTGTGCGTGATGGCCGCGGGCCCGGGCGCCGTCCTGGCGGTGCTCGCCGAGCCGGACGCGGACCTGGGCGTGATCGGCTACGAGATGGGCCAGTTGGTCAAGCGTGTCCCGACCCACCTCACCTCGCCCGCACGGACCGCCGCCGCCGCGGCTCCGGGCTCCGTCCGGTGA
- a CDS encoding ATP/GTP-binding protein → MSDYAISDDSFVPLKIVIAGGFGVGKTTMVGAVSEIPPLTTEETLTAASVDHDSLDGVPEKDATTVAMDFGRITLTAHHMMLLLFGTPGQKRFWFMWDHLASGAIGAVVLADTRRLADCFAAVEYFERRGLPFVVGINEFDDAYHYTPEEVKAALHLRSDTPVMCCDARATSSARSLLIRLVEHAHARSVAARAGVSAEPEPATGAVSASESAQPVPTSPPRSPA, encoded by the coding sequence TTGTCGGACTACGCAATCTCTGACGACTCCTTCGTCCCGCTGAAGATCGTGATAGCCGGCGGGTTCGGGGTCGGGAAGACCACGATGGTCGGTGCGGTGAGCGAGATCCCGCCGCTGACGACCGAGGAGACCCTCACCGCCGCGAGCGTCGACCACGACAGCCTGGACGGGGTGCCGGAGAAGGACGCCACCACCGTCGCGATGGACTTCGGCCGTATCACCCTCACGGCCCACCACATGATGCTGCTGCTGTTCGGCACGCCGGGCCAGAAGCGGTTCTGGTTCATGTGGGACCACCTCGCGAGCGGCGCCATCGGCGCCGTCGTCCTCGCCGACACCCGGCGGCTCGCCGACTGCTTCGCGGCCGTCGAGTACTTCGAGCGGCGCGGCCTGCCGTTCGTGGTGGGCATCAACGAGTTCGACGACGCCTACCACTACACCCCGGAAGAGGTGAAGGCCGCGCTCCATCTGCGCAGCGACACCCCGGTGATGTGCTGCGACGCCCGCGCCACCAGCTCGGCGCGCAGCCTGCTGATCAGGCTGGTCGAGCACGCGCACGCGCGGTCCGTGGCGGCCAGGGCCGGGGTTTCGGCGGAACCGGAGCCCGCGACCGGGGCAGTGTCCGCGTCCGAGTCCGCACAGCCCGTGCCCACCTCCCCACCGAGGAGCCCCGCATGA
- a CDS encoding helix-turn-helix domain-containing protein → MTRGRPTTRLTLTDRELHFLEHLVARSATPAATRLHCRIVLACAAGESNGEVAARFGITPATVCRWRNRFARERLGAVRGAGERGPGAGGRERGSGARESWVRERGAPAGGEQGVRERKAPRREANGAAGGQPGADPGGAGHAVGRALFRRFGAPAPAGAGSASGAGTASGSTAGARPTTAPPSTTASRPRARASGGRGPGVGGGTGAHPGAAAGENVNVRLAALMRESGLTPTSLAGQVRELGRRRGLELRCTHTYVKRWLRGSFGSSVPPELIAAVFSRRLGRDITPRDLAAPPPTGYATAGGAASLARRRLPPDDLGLRGPSTPLGAVRTAAQLWDADPRYALPPVSATDLRDSVRRWRRATPPAPPQRAIGSYRVGQPDIAKIHALTEHLAMLDNRYGGGAARSIAMTHLRTDVLPMLEGSYSGTVGRNLFRAAALVTHHTGHLLYDTGGHGAARRYLRLALDMAYHGHDRAFAAKILGTLAHQAVHLGDYREAVELAEAGLAEPGLTPAGRAVLHAMAARAHARLRDSRATAISLSHAESALSAGTPAQEPVWLRYFSGAELHDEIAHCLVDLRQARAARPHAEHGIAARTDRYARSIAFTRVVLATAWLQQREVERACQVATGALRATEDIQSERVRGYLAGFRERLRPFRNVPAARDFSYKAARMLR, encoded by the coding sequence ATGACGCGAGGCAGGCCCACGACTCGGTTGACATTGACGGACCGGGAACTCCACTTCCTCGAACACCTGGTCGCACGGAGCGCCACCCCGGCGGCGACGCGGCTGCACTGCCGGATCGTACTGGCGTGTGCGGCGGGTGAGTCGAACGGCGAAGTGGCGGCCCGCTTCGGCATCACCCCGGCGACGGTGTGCCGCTGGCGCAACCGGTTCGCGCGGGAACGCCTGGGGGCGGTCCGGGGCGCGGGAGAACGGGGGCCGGGGGCGGGCGGGCGCGAACGGGGGAGCGGGGCACGGGAGTCGTGGGTACGGGAGCGGGGCGCGCCGGCCGGCGGGGAGCAGGGCGTACGGGAGCGGAAGGCACCCCGACGGGAGGCGAACGGTGCCGCGGGCGGGCAGCCGGGCGCCGATCCCGGCGGAGCCGGGCACGCGGTGGGGCGGGCCCTGTTCCGGCGGTTCGGCGCCCCGGCGCCGGCCGGCGCCGGATCCGCGTCCGGAGCCGGGACCGCATCCGGGTCCACCGCCGGAGCCCGGCCCACCACCGCGCCCCCGTCCACCACCGCGTCCCGGCCCCGGGCCAGGGCTTCGGGCGGCCGGGGGCCCGGCGTAGGCGGCGGCACCGGCGCACACCCCGGTGCCGCCGCGGGCGAGAACGTGAACGTCCGGCTGGCCGCCCTCATGCGGGAGTCGGGGCTCACCCCCACCTCCCTCGCCGGCCAGGTACGGGAGCTGGGCCGGCGCCGCGGGCTCGAACTCCGGTGCACGCACACCTACGTCAAGCGCTGGCTGCGCGGCAGCTTCGGCTCCTCCGTACCGCCCGAGCTGATCGCCGCCGTGTTCTCCCGGCGGCTCGGCCGCGACATCACGCCCCGCGACCTCGCCGCCCCGCCCCCGACCGGCTACGCCACCGCCGGCGGGGCCGCCTCCCTCGCCCGCCGCCGCCTCCCTCCCGACGACCTCGGCCTGCGCGGCCCGTCGACGCCCCTCGGCGCCGTCCGCACCGCCGCCCAGCTCTGGGACGCCGACCCGCGCTACGCCCTCCCGCCGGTCTCCGCCACCGACCTGCGGGACTCCGTCCGCCGCTGGCGCCGTGCCACGCCGCCCGCGCCGCCGCAGCGCGCCATCGGCTCGTACCGCGTCGGACAGCCGGACATCGCGAAGATCCACGCGCTCACCGAGCACCTGGCGATGCTCGACAACCGCTACGGCGGCGGCGCCGCCCGGTCGATCGCGATGACCCACCTCCGCACCGACGTGCTGCCGATGCTCGAAGGCAGCTACTCGGGCACGGTCGGCCGCAACCTGTTCCGCGCCGCGGCCCTCGTCACCCACCACACCGGGCACCTGCTGTACGACACCGGCGGGCACGGCGCCGCCCGGCGCTATCTGCGGCTCGCCCTCGACATGGCGTACCACGGCCACGACCGCGCGTTCGCCGCCAAGATCCTCGGCACCCTCGCCCACCAGGCGGTCCACCTCGGCGACTACCGGGAAGCCGTCGAACTCGCCGAAGCCGGCCTCGCCGAACCCGGCCTGACCCCCGCCGGACGCGCCGTGCTGCACGCGATGGCCGCCCGCGCGCACGCGCGGCTGCGCGACTCGCGCGCGACCGCCATCTCCCTCTCCCACGCCGAGAGTGCGCTGTCCGCCGGCACGCCCGCCCAGGAGCCGGTCTGGCTGCGCTACTTCAGCGGCGCGGAGCTGCACGACGAGATCGCGCACTGCCTCGTCGACCTGCGGCAGGCGCGCGCCGCCCGGCCGCACGCGGAGCACGGGATCGCGGCGCGCACGGACCGGTACGCGCGCAGCATCGCGTTCACGCGCGTCGTGCTGGCCACGGCGTGGCTCCAGCAGCGGGAGGTCGAGCGCGCCTGCCAGGTGGCGACGGGCGCGCTGCGGGCGACGGAGGACATCCAGTCGGAGCGGGTACGGGGCTATCTCGCCGGGTTCCGGGAGCGGCTGCGGCCGTTCCGGAACGTCCCGGCGGCACGGGACTTCTCGTACAAGGCGGCGCGGATGCTGCGCTGA
- a CDS encoding carbon-nitrogen hydrolase family protein: MLATVAQFAATTDKAANLDAVTGLVATAAARGSDLVVLPENSMYADPDPQAETASQAEAIDGPFATAVGALAKEHGVAIVAGMTEAAADGGKPGNTVLAVDRGGEQFGVYRKVHLYDAFGYRESDRIQPQPAKALTFTLDGLTVGVMTCYDLRFPEMARFLVDAGAEAIAVPAAWVTGPVKEDHWTTLLRARAIENTVYVLGSGQTGPVSCGQSAIVDPMGQIAASAGETPGVASAVLDAARVAEVRVKNPSLANRRFSVSFG, translated from the coding sequence ATGCTCGCCACCGTCGCCCAGTTCGCCGCCACCACCGACAAGGCCGCCAACCTCGACGCGGTCACGGGACTCGTCGCCACCGCCGCCGCGCGCGGCTCGGACCTCGTCGTCCTCCCCGAGAACTCGATGTACGCCGACCCCGACCCGCAGGCCGAGACGGCGAGCCAGGCCGAGGCGATCGACGGCCCGTTCGCCACTGCGGTCGGTGCGCTGGCCAAGGAGCACGGCGTCGCGATCGTCGCCGGCATGACGGAGGCCGCGGCCGATGGCGGCAAGCCCGGCAACACCGTCCTGGCCGTGGACCGCGGCGGCGAGCAGTTCGGCGTCTACCGCAAGGTGCACCTCTACGACGCCTTCGGCTACCGCGAGTCCGACCGCATCCAGCCGCAGCCCGCCAAGGCGCTCACCTTCACCCTCGACGGCCTCACCGTCGGCGTCATGACCTGTTACGACCTCCGCTTCCCCGAGATGGCCCGGTTCCTGGTCGACGCCGGCGCCGAGGCGATCGCCGTCCCCGCCGCCTGGGTCACCGGTCCCGTCAAGGAGGACCACTGGACCACGCTGCTGCGGGCCCGCGCGATCGAGAACACCGTCTACGTTCTCGGCTCCGGCCAGACGGGACCCGTCTCGTGCGGGCAGAGCGCCATCGTCGACCCCATGGGCCAGATCGCCGCGTCCGCCGGCGAGACGCCCGGGGTGGCGTCCGCGGTCCTGGACGCGGCGCGGGTCGCGGAGGTGCGGGTGAAGAACCCGAGCCTGGCCAACCGCCGCTTCTCCGTGTCCTTCGGCTGA
- a CDS encoding DUF742 domain-containing protein, whose protein sequence is MTSYDDAPWVEDGAPRLRPYAVTGGRTVPTRRLALETLVMAARTLPRVALTPEHDETLRECRAGPRSVAEVAGRLGLPVAVTKILLCDLLDTCALILTAPAGPPDPTDPYLLEKVLVGLRNL, encoded by the coding sequence ATGACGTCGTACGACGACGCCCCCTGGGTGGAGGACGGGGCCCCGCGGTTACGCCCGTACGCGGTCACCGGCGGGCGGACCGTGCCGACCCGCAGGCTGGCCCTGGAGACGCTGGTCATGGCCGCCAGGACGCTGCCCCGGGTGGCGCTGACACCGGAGCACGACGAGACCCTGCGGGAGTGCCGTGCGGGCCCGCGCTCGGTGGCGGAGGTCGCCGGCCGGCTCGGGCTGCCGGTGGCGGTCACCAAGATCCTCCTGTGCGACCTGCTCGACACCTGCGCGCTCATCCTGACGGCGCCCGCGGGCCCGCCAGACCCCACCGACCCATACCTACTGGAGAAGGTCCTTGTCGGACTACGCAATCTCTGA
- a CDS encoding HpcH/HpaI aldolase/citrate lyase family protein, with translation MPPRTTDRRRAYAAWLSDPSFAAAEIVAATGYGAVVLDIEHGAFDLADLERFIPFLRRLDLDVLAKVLGPERGPIQQALDFGATAVVVPHVENAAHAAEVCAYGKFPPLGDRSFAGGRTAGYGGFDDDWIARQDRGTRVYPMIEDAGAIEEIGKILDLPVVDGVFVGPSDLSMRRARGAYTRSEADFADLAAIADAARAAGKPWVLPAWSAAEKAFALAHGADQLVLTMQHGALLAGFGAAVAETDALAGRA, from the coding sequence ATGCCCCCCCGCACGACCGACCGCCGGCGCGCTTACGCCGCCTGGCTGTCCGACCCGAGTTTCGCCGCCGCCGAGATCGTGGCGGCCACCGGGTACGGCGCCGTGGTGCTCGACATCGAGCACGGCGCCTTCGACCTCGCCGACCTGGAGCGGTTCATCCCGTTCCTCCGCCGGCTCGACCTCGACGTGCTCGCCAAGGTGCTCGGCCCCGAACGCGGCCCGATCCAGCAGGCGCTGGACTTCGGCGCCACCGCCGTCGTCGTGCCGCACGTGGAGAACGCGGCGCACGCCGCCGAGGTCTGCGCGTACGGCAAGTTCCCGCCGCTGGGGGACCGCAGCTTCGCGGGCGGCAGGACCGCGGGCTACGGCGGGTTCGACGACGACTGGATCGCCCGGCAGGACCGCGGCACCCGGGTCTACCCGATGATCGAGGACGCCGGGGCCATCGAGGAGATCGGGAAGATCCTCGACCTGCCGGTGGTCGACGGGGTGTTCGTCGGGCCCAGCGACCTGTCGATGCGCCGCGCGCGCGGCGCGTACACCCGGAGCGAGGCGGACTTCGCGGACCTCGCCGCCATCGCGGACGCCGCCCGGGCGGCCGGCAAGCCGTGGGTGCTGCCGGCCTGGTCGGCGGCGGAGAAGGCGTTCGCGCTCGCGCACGGCGCCGACCAACTGGTGCTGACCATGCAGCACGGCGCGCTGCTGGCCGGCTTCGGCGCCGCGGTCGCCGAGACCGACGCGCTGGCAGGCCGCGCGTGA